Part of the Babylonia areolata isolate BAREFJ2019XMU chromosome 4, ASM4173473v1, whole genome shotgun sequence genome, TGAAACGAAGTTTGTGGAGTTTGTCACTTCGATCAACAGGTGAAGTAGGATCCACAAAATACACGTATCTCCGAATCTGAAAGAATCGGTCACGACTCATCACACTGCCAAACGGAGTACGGAGAAGAAAGTTTTTTGCACTTGTGCTCCaatagtgtgtgtctctgtcaagtCGCATAATGTCCTTCATTATCAGCAGCCCGTAATATACCTTCATTTCTTCCAGTGTAATGGGTTTCCACtcacctttgtttttttctggctccTCAGTCCGTTTCTTTGTGGCATTGTTGTTCGTGAAGTTGACAATAGAACGAAACACTTCATCGGAATAAAACAGCTGAAAGTAATCCAGTGCTGTCATCGATGTATCCAGCACGCGAACAGGTCCTGATCGGCGATTGAACGACGTTCTGGTGCTAGGGTCAGGTGCAACGTAATTACCGCTCACCCACTCAAACCGTGGCCGCGTGTAAAACAAAGGCAGGTTTTCATCATCCAGCTCCTCTCCACTTTCGTCACCCGCTATTTGTGCTTCTATTGCAGCAGCTAACTGTGCTCTCTCCTCTTCATTTAGTTGCAACAGATCGAAATCATCATCTGGTAAAGCATTGTAAaattcatcatcagaaaactggtctgaATCCGAATTTTCTACACCTTCCATCTTCCGTGTTCGTGTGTTCACTCAGAAATGCAACGTCTGCAGTTGCACACTGGCAGGAATGAAGCAGTGGCCACTTTCCCACGgcccagggagggagaggggggtgtctggcatccattccattcataaacactgccccacaAGTGccccggtcaaggatagatgacgcgcgctgatgacgcgactcgcgcgaagttcaaagcgcttaccgcgagaaccgattttccgggcggcaggaaggaaaggaggaatttTCTGCTGCACGGTTTaccggcctccaggaatgaagggtatgaTTCTAGcaaaccggaaaaccgtgctgccggaatgaaagagttaaacatCCTTGTAGTATAAACAGCTAAacaacttcaaaaaaaaaaatctcccccacccacccctttctatccttgcattcacacagacacacctggatgcatgcatgtatgcacacacacatgcacatacacacacacacacacacacccatcctccccccacaaAATTTGGATACAACCTGTTCAGTACAGCATGTAACATCAAAAAGGCGTAAACTTATTTGTTAAACGACTGAACTGAAACAGGAATAAAACTGTTTTTAGTTCTAAGAGTTATAAATTCAAGAGTCCTGTAGCATCTTCCAAATGGTAAAAGTTGATAATATTTACATAGTCCATGGCTGTTGTCATTTGAGAAGACTTGCTTTTTTTGACTTGCTGTTCGAAGAGAAAAGCTAATCTATTTTGTCTCACTCCTGTGATCTTACTCCAGAATTACAAGCTGgacagtcagtgtcagtcatacatcaccCCTGTGTTCAGCAGTCCTGGACATAGTGTCAGTCTCCAGACATACAGGCTggaactgtcagtgtcagtcatacatcaccCCTGTGTTCAGTAGTCCTGGACATAGTGTCAGTCTCCAGACATACAGGCTggaactgtcagtgtcagtcatacatcaccCCTGTGTTCAGCAGTCCTGGACATAGTGTCAGTCTCAGTAATACGctatccctcccctcccattcCCAGTACACCAACTCCCAACTAAAAGCAACCCAAAGTGTTCATGGAACGAAACTGATAAGCACGAAACTTGTGGTGCAAAGAACAAAAATTGCCAAGCTTGTTCATCAAGAATTTATAAAACTCCGCCCACCCACaccaaaagaacacaacaacatcGACTTtctgttaggaaaaaaaatcaggtcTGAGTTTATCGAAATTTCTGCGGGAAtgttacaggaaaaaaaagaacaaataccaTAATCATGATATCATATGAGAAGGTGATTAAAACACAGTTTTTTTATCCCTATTTCTTCTGGGTTGTCTATCATCCGATCATGTGTAGAGTTGGACCTCTTAACCACAGTGAACAAATGCAGACTGAAGCAGTATGGGCATATCTCATGATCAGCAGGGCTTGCCGAGACAATCGTGCAAGGCACAGTGAAAGGAAGGAGCACGAGAggctgacagaaaaagagacgagATGACAACACCCCAAAATAGGCCGGAGACTAAGCTAAGAGGAACAAGGAGagatggacttcttcttctgtgttcactcgtatgcacacgagtgggcttatatgtgtatgaccgtttttaccccaccatgtaggcagccatactcagttttcgggggtgtgcatgctgggtatgttcttgtttccataacccaccgaacgccgacatggattacaggatctttaacgtgcatatttgatcttctgcttgcatatacacacgaagggggttcaggcactagcaggtctgcacatatgttgacctgggagatcgaaaaaatctccaccctttacccaccaggcaccgtcacagtgattcgaacccgggaccctcagattgaaagtccaacgctttaaccactcggctattgcgcccgtcggagagatggacagaactgGCTGCAGATCATTAGTGGTGCCCTTACCGTTGCAGACTACTATGGGataggagtttcagtttctcaaggaggcgtcaccgtgttcggacaaatccatattcactacaccacatctgctaggcagatgcctgacagcagcagaacccaacgtgcttgtcaggccttgagtgtatgcttatacATTTGTGTTCCTTTCAGAGTGGACAACCCATTTGTAGCCacgggttatttttcagtgcgccaagtgcatgctgcacacgggacctcggtttatcgtctcatctgaaagactagacgctcagaacgattttccagtcaaacttgggagaaagggtgagagtgggattcgaactcagaccctcacagacacattgATAGATacacgttttaaccattctgctacccaGAGAAGAAGAGTACAGAGCgtcccctgtcaacatcacatCTTTGACTTTCAAGGTGTGAACTTGGttgttcgtttcgttttgtttcacaTTCTTCCGCATACTAAGAATAACCCCCATCACCTAGTCAGAGCACCCCAAGAGCATACAAAGATACATACagctcccctccccactcccaccctcatttcaccctcccctccacacacgcccATGTGACTGACCATAGATGGACAGGATGGTGGCCACCTGCTCCTTGCTGACGCCATGTTGGTAAGCACAGGAGGGGGCCAGCAGGGGAGGCACGTTGCACACCAGCTGCAGCAGAAAGGCGCCCGTCAGGAACAAGGCGAAGGTCCCGGTTCTCCCTCACCCaatcccccacactcctccccctcttcctcttcccctcccctggcTCTGGGGAGATGGAGGAGTCTTCACTGGAGGACCCGTCACATGGGATCAGGGTGTAACTGTCAGTTGGCTCTGCTAGGGCTTTCTTTCTCTAGAccctgaagaaaacaaaatgatcctgtGGTGCACACACAACCCATCACAAAGTCTCTGCTACAAACACATCTACTTACAGATTTAATTCAAACATATCTGTTGACAGACAACCCGCGAGgaatggaggaggctggttgccaacTGTGTGGTGCACCCACAGTGTGTGAGACTACTGGATAGATAGATCTGTTGACAGACATGACATGATACTGTGTTGCATCttgcgaagaagaaaaaaggaactgAATGCTGAACATTTGGACAACCAAACATAGATGTCTGCACAGAGCAAAAACAGAAACACCTGGACCCTTACCTTAACAGAAATGGCAGGTATCACGATGTGTTTCAGGATGTCCTCAGTGTGATGCACGGCCGGCAGTGACTGTCCCCACTCAGTGCTGTTCTCCTGGGTCTTCCTGAGATGCCACCCTGACGTGTCACCCCACCTGTGCTGCCCGCAGCCTATGCTCTGGCGAGCCATGTTGTCTGAGGACTGATGGGAATGCAGGGTATGACGGGATAGAGACGGCGGGACTTGACAAGCCAACCACGTGCTGAGGACGTTGACGggcagtggtgggtggtggggtctgTGAGAGGGTCTGGACTCCAGATGGCCCTGAGACCTGCTCCGGACCAGGAATGTGTGTGCAGGACCAGCAGGGTCTACACTGCCCACATGCACATGACTCCCATTCGTCGTGTGGTGGCCTGGGGACAAATTCTTCAAGCTGCTCAGGAGACTCCAGTGATGAGTTTTGTGAGCAAGATGTGAAAACTCGGAAGTTAGACGTGAAACGTGCCCATTTTCCTCAAAATGGATTTTGCGAAGATGATGACCATCCCCCTCAAGGTGAGCCTTGGGAGTCGGATGGTCAAAGTGACCCGTGTCCTCCAGCTCTTGCACGTGCACCAGACTCAAACCGTCCTGACCTTCCATGAAGGGACAGCTGGCCTCCTGACCGTCTATCACCACCACCTTGTTCAGGACATCAGGGGACGGGgtgcaggaggggggaggaggaggcagggggcgCATGAGACTGGCGCAGACACAGAAGTGGAGAGTGATGGCCGCCATGATGAGGTAACATCCCCGCCACCCGTACTGCTCCATCAGCATCTCtgtcagctgcacacacacacatatgtataagatatatatatatatatacatatatatatatagagagagagagggtagggttggggagatgcgtgtgtgtgcgtgcgcgtgcgtgcgtacgtgtgtgtactgGGGATGGTGGTGCTGTCCCATCTTCTATCAGAATCTCAGGGGCATTACCTCATGACACTAAGTCCCAAATCTCccagacacagccacacccaggatcACTCTCTAGTGGTCCCAGTGCTAGCAGTCCACAAGGTGCCATCACTGTCAGTGTTGAACCTCACTTTTATTTCCATCCCTCTTCTTTGCGCATGTGCTGAATGGGTGTTTCTGGGGTGTCCCTTTggatgtttgttttcatttcctgAAGGAAATCAGTATTTTTAACTTGGTTTAAAACTTTACCTAGACTGAAACAGAAGAGTGTAaactggtctttttttctttttacatcattGTCAATGTTTGTAAATTTGATTTAAATTCTAAGTGGATGTAGCAAAGCATGGGTCTTTTTAAATGACTTTTGACACTATCTGGGTTTTTCTCAACtggttttcagccctgatatggcccctTTGCAGTTGGCTGGGCTGAAGATAAACGATAAATCTCCATTCCCTGGGGACATTCATTCAGTGTAACTTTGTGATTGAGCTGCCATTGTCTTCAGACCATAGGCAGTGGTGTCCTGTGTTTGCCAACACAGAATGGGCACCATCCAGTACTTGTTCATCAACATGAGGCTTAGTTGGTGTCCAGCGAATGTTGATTCAGAACAGGTGCTACTGAACACAAGTGGAGAGACTGTGTACCTGGAAAGTgtgatggacagacagggggggcACTGACAGAGGCACCAGCAGCCTTTGTTGAGCTAGACAACATCAGGACCATTGTGGAAATCATCATGGCCACAAAAAAATGCGCATCTTTAACTCCAGTGTCAAATCTGTCCTCATCTACAGCTCTGTGACGTGGAGGTAAACCAagacaacacacaagaaacagaTCTTCAGTTCTGCCAGTTAGCTCAACagactttccccacagatgatccatttgtatgggtaagaaataaaatcgcaaaaaagcaacaaatgttagaattcatgaactgaaaacttccaaactgatcagtaacacagCGAGTTAGTCGGGGagaaaatataaaacttcctcccttcttctgctATCAtgcagtgagatgatgaaagtatccatattttttgttcaaaatttgcacacactgatgactcgAATCCTgaaaagcacaaagagtttgaaacagattaaattcagaatgttATATTGCCACGTTAGGGCcccccttcatctaattctgttgtctgccttgtgactgagatgaaactggtaagacgccattgttgacacacactgttcacgtgaaccagtcaccgcaAAAATACCTCTCCTGCtcacgagcacagcaacacactgcattTACTGGTTGCAGTGGAGAGCAGAAAGGTCAATTCAAATATTCTTAGCTCATATAGAAATTACGTGCCACtccaaaattcaaaactatctaaggccCTGATCGGGGCCCTTCATCCAAAACATTTGTGAACAGTAGGTCCCTGATAGGGGCCTTTCGTCAGGAGTGAGTTAACACCTGTCAGAGGCATTTTCAACGTCCAGTGGCCCGCCGGACATAATCAGCAGCGAAAAGTTGTGACAAAGTGCTGGACAAGAGCCAGTCACCGAACAGATCctgaggaggaagtgggggttggactggacacaccctcaggaagccaacATCCAGCATCACCTGCACCACTCTGACCTGGAAcccgggggaggaggggtgtgtgtgtgggggggggcggggaaggaagAGTGGACAACCCAGAAACAACTGAGGGTGACACTCTGACCTGAAACCTAGATGAGGACACAGAGTACCAACTGGGTCAATGTAGAACGGACAATCCAGAATCGAGTCCAAAAAGGAAGAGTGGTTGATGGCCTGTGCTTCTTTGGGGGCGAGGGCATAagtgagaatagaatagaatagaatactttttattttcataaaacctgaaagtttataagacacaatgaaacgtaaaaatgagcatattaagaagagaaacattcatgaacaaatttcgccagccttggctgtatttctgttagaaggatcaattcactaggctttgcatttggacgacatatatcgattaggaatctgtgtctgtaagtatcgtactttacacaattgtctaaaaggtgaatctcatcttctaaactgttacaagtatcatacagtctttgttctttcggtgtgaGTGAGTACAGAAGAAACCGAGTAACATAAggggtctgtgtgtggctgtgtgtaggacAGTTTGGGTACACAACATTAGAGTGGACAAAGACGTATgactgttttattcataaagtCCCTATGACCTTGACACAAAACATCACTCAGAGAACGGAAATGGCTGTGCAGCctaaaaaatatacaaaacaaaagtTTACCGGTGCCAGAGCGAGGAGACCAAAGCCGGAGCCTGAGGTGATGATGCCAGCCACCATGCCCCGCTTCTTGTGGAAGTACATGTTGACCATGGTCACTGAGGGCAGGTAGAtcagacccacacccacacctgtacacacaggtGTGTAGATGATGGTCATATCTACACCTTTAGATGGTGACGAAACACAGGTAGAtcagacccacacccacacctgtacacacaggtATGTAGATAATGTTCATATCTACACCTACAGATGGTGATGTAACACAGGTAGGTCAGACCCACacccaaacatgtacacacaggtaTGTAGATAATGTTCATATCTACACCT contains:
- the LOC143281696 gene encoding uncharacterized protein LOC143281696 is translated as MASSYLSSTLHNEPKEKKTEKQYVSSENLPHIQVVTPQRAEPETGDDSSVKTDETNTGTDDVSTTETDDASAVGSDDGSTGSDDSASIVSNESEEEGGWGWMVTLAGFVVAFLADGVMATFGLMIPELLATFDAGMSLTSLPPAILGAMYMLSGPVTAYLVERWGCRLVGFCGGLVAALGVAGSAYAPNIHLFILSFGVVAGVGVGLIYLPSVTMVNMYFHKKRGMVAGIITSGSGFGLLALAPLTEMLMEQYGWRGCYLIMAAITLHFCVCASLMRPLPPPPPSCTPSPDVLNKVVVIDGQEASCPFMEGQDGLSLVHVQELEDTGHFDHPTPKAHLEGDGHHLRKIHFEENGHVSRLTSEFSHLAHKTHHWSLLSSLKNLSPGHHTTNGSHVHVGSVDPAGPAHTFLVRSRSQGHLESRPSHRPHHPPLPVNVLSTWLACQVPPSLSRHTLHSHQSSDNMARQSIGCGQHRWGDTSGWHLRKTQENSTEWGQSLPAVHHTEDILKHIVIPAISVKGLEKESPSRAN